From the Flavobacterium gyeonganense genome, the window AATAATAAAGGACAGTCTTTTGGAGTTCAGTTATCTATTCCGATTTTCAACGGATTCTCTACAAGAAATAATGTAGAACGTAATAAAGTAAGCCTGGAAAAATCTAAAATTGATCTTGAGCAAAAAAGTTTAGATTTGCAGCGTAATGTTTATACTGCTTTTACGGATGCAAAAGGAGCGTTAAATGCTTATGAATCATCAACAATAACCTTAGAAGCAAGACAACAGTCTTATAATTATGCTAAAGAAAAGTATGATGTTGGCTTGATGAACTCTTTCGATTTTACCCAGGCACAAACTTTGTTAACGAACGCACAATCAGATGTAATTAGAGCAAAATACGATTACATGTTTAAAATAAAGATACTTGAATTCTACTTCGGAATTCCAATTGTCCCAATTATCAAAAACTAATTATCATGTCAAAAAAAACAATTTATTTCTTAATTGGCGGTGCAATAATTATAATTGCGGCTTTAATAGGACTTTCTAAATCGGGAGTGATAGGAAATAAGGACGAAGGAAAAGAAGTAGAGATATCAAAAGTTATAGCTTCCACAATTGTTGAAACTGTTTCGGCTACAGGTAAAATTCAACCAGAAATAGAAGTCAAGATTTCTCCGGAAGTTTCGGGCGAAATTATTTTATTAAATGTAAAAGAGGGGCAGGTTGTTAAAAAGGGAGATTTATTAGTGAAAATAAATCCGGATTTATACACTTCAAGTTACAATCGTTCAGTTTCAAATTTATCAGGTACCAAGGCGGGATTAACGCAGTCGGAAGCTAGTTTTAAAGAAGCAAAAGCGAATTATGAACGTAATAAAACTTTGTATGACAAAGGTGTTATTTCAAAGTCTGACTGGGATAAAGCTATAGCTTCTTTTGAAGTTGCAAAAGCTACAAGACAAAGTTCTTACTATAATGTTCAGAGTGCTTCTGCATCGGTAAATGAAGCAAAAGATAATTTAGGACGTACTACAATATATTCTCCTGCAGACGGAACCATTTCTGTACTAAATGTAGAATTGGGTGAACGAGTTTTAGGAACACAGCAAATGGCAGGAACTGAACTTTTAAGAGTGGCCAACCTTAATAATATGGAGGTTGAAGTTGATGTTAATGAGAATGATATTGTAAAAATAAAAATTGGAGACGAAGCGAATGTTGAAGTAGATGCTTATCTAAAAAAGAAATTTAAAGGTGTTGTAACCAGTATTTCTAATTCGGCAAGTACGACTTTAACATCAGATCAGGTAACTAATTTTAAGGTTAAGGTTAGAATTTTAAAAGAATCTTATCAGGATTTGCTTGAAGGAAAACCATCTTCATATTCTCCATTTAGACCAGGTATGACTGCAACTGTTGATATTATCACTACAACAAAAACAAATGTTTTGGCAGTACCTATCAGCTCTGTTGTGGTAAAATCGGATACAACTGCTGTGAAAGATTTTAAAGTTGAGGATCCGAATGAGAAAAAAACAGCGCCAAAAAGCGATAAAAAATTTGAATGTGTTTTTGTAAAAGTGGGTGATAAAGCAAAAATCAGAATTATCAAAACCGGAATTCAGGATGATACTAATATCGAGGTGATTTCAGGATTGAAACCAGGCGATGTGGTAATTACCGGACCTTACACGACTGTTTCCAAAGAATTAAATTCCGGGGATAAAGTGAAGCTTAAAAAGACTGAAACCTCGAAGAAATAAATCGATACAATTAACTTTAAATAAAAAATTTTGTCTTTTATTCTTAATATCGAAACCGCTACCAAAAATTGTTCGGTAGCAATTGCTAAAGATGGCGAAACAATTATTTGCAAAGAAATTGCAGAAGAAGGTTATTCACATGCCGAAAAGCTACATGTTTTTATTGAAGAAATAATAGCTGAATCAGGGATTTCTGTTCACGATTTAGTCGCAGTTGCTGTAAGCCAGGGACCAGGTTCTTATACCGGACTTAGGATTGGGGTTTCAGCAGCAAAGGGATTGTGTTTTGCTTTAAATATTCCGTTGATTGCAGTAGATACTTTACAAACCTTGGCATCTCAGGCTAAAATTTCTGAGGGCAAAATAATTGCAATGCTGGACGCGCGGAGAATGGAAGTTTACAGTGCAATTTTTAGTGCTGAATTAAAAACTGAAAGAGCAATTCTGGCAGAAGTTATTGACGAAAATTCATTTAAAGATTTTACAGAAAAGCTGTATTTTGTTGGTGACTGTACAGAAAAATGCAAGACAGTATTAACTAAAGAGAATTTTGTGTTTTTAGAAGATATCAAATATCCTTCAGCTGCCGCAATGAGTAAAATTAGTTACGATAAATATCAAAAAAGCGACACTGTAGATGTCGCTTACTTTGAACCTTATTATTTAAAAGATTTTATGGTTGCTGCACCAAAAAAGCAATAATGTTTTTATTTCTGTACTGTATATGGCTGAATAGCAATACCTGCTTCATCTAATGCTATTTTGCAATTCTCTAAAGTTTCAGAAAAAACGGCTCCGTAATTTTCATTTTTTGCCCAGGGACGAACAGCAAAATCAATAGAACTTGCCGATAAATTTTTTACAAATACTTCAGGTGCAGGAGTTTTGAGGACCTTAGGATTTCTAATTAAAACATCTAGTAATATGTCTTTAGCTTTTTTGATATCTGAATCATATGAAACAGAAAAGGTCAAATCAGCTTTTCGCTCACCCTGCATTGAATAATTGATTATATTTCCATTAGATAAAGCTCCATTAGGTACAAAAACTGTTTGGTTATTACCCGTAACTAATTTTGTAACAAAAATTTGAATTTCGACTACGGTTGCAATCACTCCTTGTGCCTCAATTGTGTCTCCTACTTTAAAAGGCTTAAAAACAATAATTAGCATTCCGCCCGCAAAATTTGAAAGTGAACCCTGTAGTGATAAGCCAACCGCAAGTCCCATGGCTCCTAAAATGGCTACAAATGATGAAGTTTCAATTCCGAGTTTTGAAATAAAGGTTACAAATAACAATATTCTTAAGACCCAAAGCAAAATATCAGCAAGAAACTTAGTTAATGTAGGGTCTAAATGTCTTTTGACCATTATTTTTCTAATAATTCTGTTTATCAGTCTTATAGCATATAAGCCTACAAATAAAATTAGAAATGCCGAGATCAACTTCGGTGAATAATCAATTAAAATATCAATAAATTTCGTTGCGTAACTGGAAAGCTGGTTTGGGTTTACATCCATATTTTAGATAAAAAAACCTTCTAAATGAGAAGGTATATTAATTGTGCAAATATAAAAATTTGCTATGAAAAAAAAGTCTTAATCATTACAAGATATAACTGTTATTAGTCAGTTTCTGTTATTGGCTTTTCGCTAATATCTACAACAGTATCATAAACAATTGGCTGCTTATCATCACTTTCTATACTTTCTTTTACAGCATCAACAATGTCATTTATAGAGTCAGCGGTTTTTTCTGCATATTCACTTAGTATGTCTTTGGCATGATTAGTAAACTCAGCAGCATCTTCCAGTATTGGTTCAGAAACTTCTTTGAGTTTATTTAAAGTTTCTTCAACTAAGTTTTCTGTTTTTTCAATGTATGCTTTTTCGCCAGTATGTTGATCTGGGTTTTCTATTTGAGTTGACCTTTCCTGATTTTTGCCAAATAAATTTTTAAAAAACGATGATAATCCCATGTTACAAAGCTTATTAAGTTACAATACAATATTAAGTATTTTGAATTTAGTATTGTGTTATATTTTAGTAAAATCTTCAATGAAGTGGTGGATTAGGAATAAAAAAAACGCCTTTATTAGGCGTTTTTATGGGTAATTGAATTGATTTGTTTTTTATGCGTTTAGCGCTTCAACAGTGATCTGCTCATCATTTAGCATACTTTTCAGCATGTTTTCTATACCGCTTTTTAAAGTAAATGTAGAAGACGGACAGCCGCTGCATGCTCCCTGTAAAATAACTTTTACAACTTTGTTGTCTTCATTATAAGAATCAAAAGCAATGTTTCCTCCATCTGCTGCAACCGCTGGTTTTACATATTCCTCCAGAATGTTAATGATTTGTTGGGAAGTAACATCTAATTTGTCAAAAGCTTCATCTTTGGTTACATCATTTTTAGTAGCAGTTTCAATTAAACTTTCATCTAAAACGGTTCCTCCGTTTTCAATAAATTGTTTGATGAAAGTTCTAAGTTCAAGTGTAATTTCTTCCCAGTTATTGATTTCGTATTTCGTTACCGAAATGTAATTTTCATCAATAAAAACTTCTTTTACATAAGGAAATTTGAATAATTCCTGAGCCAACGGAGAAGAAGCTGTCTGGTCAATGTTTTTGTATTCAACAGCATTTCGGGTTAGCATTCTGCTTACCACAAATTTTAATGCAGCCGGATTAGGAGTTGTTTCCCCGTAAACTGTAATTGGCTGTTTTTTAGGTTTGTTTTCGTCTATATTCACAATAGTTCCGCCTTTATTTACAAAAGCTTCAATTTGCTCGGCTACTGCATCCTGGACATCTTCCCATTCTACGATACTGAATCTTTCTACAGCGATAAAATTTCCAGAAATGTAAACAGTCTTTACGAATGGAAGATAAAATAACTGCTGGGCTAATGGTGATGATTGTGCTTCATCAATGTTTTTAAACTCAAAATTTTGATTTTGTGTAATGAAATCATCAAATTCAAACTTTATAATGGTAGGATTTTGAGTTTCTTTTATAGTGATTTTTGCCATGTCTTTATATTTTTTGTAAATTTAATAAAGTTATCTTCTACTAATAGCTATATTTGGTTTTTTAATAAAACAATTAAGATTCTTTTTGTAATCAATCTTGTTAAATTTAAAACACGGCTAATAAGTTTATTTGCATGAAATTGAAAATCAGAATCTTGTTTGGTTTTATGATTACTTCATTCTATTCTTATTCACAAGAAGGAATTCCGGTATATTCTGATTATTTGTCAGATAATTATTACTTGATTCATCCTTCTATGGCTGGTGCTGCAAATTGTGCAAAAATAAGGCTTACTGCCAGAAAGCAGTGGTTTGGTCAGGATGATGCGCCCTCTTTACAAACGTTAAGTTTTAATGGAAGAATTGGAGAAAGATCCGGCGCAGGGATTATTGTTTTTAACGATAAAAATGGATATCATTCACAAAAAGGAGTAAAGCTTACTTATGCACATCATATTATGTTTTCAAGAAGTGAACTGGATTTGAATCAGCTTTCTTTTGGTATTAGCGGAGGCATGATTCAGAGTCAGCTGGATGAAACTTCATTTGGAGGAACTTTTGATCCAATTGTTTTTGGATCAATACAAAACGATTCTTATTTCAATGTTGATGTAGGGGCATCTTATAATTTTTTGGATTTTTATGCCCATTTAACTGTCCAGGGACTTATAGAAACCAGAAGGCAATTATATACGGATTATGAAAGTGATAATTTGAGAAAATTTCTTTTAAGTGCGGGATATGTTTTTGGAAAAAGTGAAAATATTACATGGGAACCTTCAATTTTATTTCAGTATTTTGATCAGACAAAAGAAAAATCTATCGACCTGAATTTAAAAGCGTATAAAAATATGGACTTTGGAAGTATATGGGCTGCACTGTCTTACAGAAGAAGTTTTGACGGAGCGAGATACAGCGGAGGAAGCGGATCAGGTGACCAAAAATTACAGTATATAACTCCTATTGTTGGTCTTAATTATAAAAAATTCATGTTTGCTTATACCTATTCAAACGTAACGGGTGATGTGAAATTTGATACAGGAGGATATCATCAGATTACTCTTGGAATTAATTTATTTTGTAAAAGAGAACGCTACGATTGTAAATGTCCAGCGGTTAATTAAATTTAAATATCATGTTGATAAAAGCTGTAAACGGAAAATCTCCTGTAATTCCTGATGATTGTTATGTTGCTGAAAATGCTACTATTGTTGGCGATGTAACTTTTGGTGATTTATGCAGTGTTTGGTTTAATGCTGTAATTAGGGGAGACGTAAATTTTATTAAAATTGGAAATAAAGTAAATATTCAGGACGGGGCGATTATACATTGTACGTATCAAAAGCATGCCACAATTATTGGCAATAATGTTTCAATTGGGCACAATGCTATTGTACATGGTTGTACTATTCAGGACAATGTTTTGATTGGAATGGGAGCGATTGTAATGGACAATTGCGTTGTAGAAAGTAATTCGATTATTGCAGCCGGAGCGGTTTTAACACAAAATACAGTTGTAACCTCAGGAAGTATTTATGCTGGTGTCCCTGCCAAAAAAGTGAAAGATATTGATCAGTCAGATTTTGCAGGTGAAATTGAGCGTATCTCAAATAACTATGTGATGTATTCGGGCTGGTTTAAAGAATAATTCAGAATATATAAAAAGGAATATTTAAATTCCAATCTAGTTCGAACAGAATTGGAATTTGAAATTTTTTATTTTGGAATTTAAATAAGCTATAAATTGATTCTTTCGAAAAAGGCATTTTTGTAGCTTTCGCTAATAGGAATTCGTTTATCACTAATCAAAACCTTATTTTTTTGTATTGATTTTACATGTTTGATGTTGATAATATAAGACCTGTGTATTCTCGAAAATCCTTTGCTGAAAAGCAAATTTTCTAATTTTATCAGGCTAATCAGAGTGAGTGTGAATTTATTGTCTGTTGTATAAATTTTCACGTAATCTTTTAAACCTTCGATAAATAAAATATCAGCGAAATTCATTTTAACATTTTCATATTCAGCCCTTACAAACATAAAATCCTGTTCTAATTCAGGAATTGTAGTGTTTTCAGAAATAGCCTGAACGGTTGGAGGATTTAAAATTTGCTGTGCTCTGACTACAGCCTTCAGGAATCGGTGAAACGGAATTGGTTTTACTAAATAATCTACTGCACCAAGATTAAAACCTTCAACAGCATAATCAGAATAAGCTGTTGTGAAAATAATTAAAGGCTTTTTTTCGATAGTATTTAAGAATTCAATACCTGAAAAATGAGGCATCTGGATATCAAGGAAAATTAAATCTACATTGTTTTGATTAATAAAAGACACTGCATCAATAGCATTATTAAAAGTGCTTATTAATTCTAATGAATCTACTTTGCTAACAAAATCTTTTAGTAAATCTACTGCTAAAGGTTCATCATCTATAATTACACATTTCATCTTTTTAGATTTAAATTTTAATAAATTAATCGGGTCAAAAGTAGCTTTAAACAAACGACTTACATTTTAAAATTTAGTTAAATATTGAGTAAGCTAATTTCGTTTATTGTTGATTTATTGAATGTCAGTTTGTATTTTATCTAATTTCAAATTCAGATGTACGCGATAATATTGGCTGTCTTGTTTTATTGTCAACTCATGTGCATTAGGATATAGCAAATCCAGCCTGCTTTGAATGTTTGCTAAACCAATACCTGAATTTTCAGGGTCTTTTTCATAATTTTCAATTGTATTTTCTGTCCAAAAATCGAGATCATTTTCAATAATGATAACCTTGATTTTTACATGAGCAACTCCTTTATAATCAGTACCGTATTTAAAGGCATTTTCAATAAATGAAATTAATAATAAAGGCTCGATGAATTTATTTTTAGGATCTCCGTGAATATTTATAACTATGTCTTCAATATTGTTGAGTCTCAATTTTTGTAATTCAATATAATTCTGAATATAATTGATCTCTTTTTCTAAAGCCACCGTTTTGTTGTCTGTTTCATACAGCATATACCGCATTAATTCTGATAATGTTACGATGGCATCAGGAACCAAATCAGATTTTTTATGAGCCAAAGAATAGATGCTGTTGAGGGAATTAAATAAAAAATGTGGATTAGTCTGTTTTCGTAAATAATTCAATTCAGTATTAGTCCTGTGTGTTTCGGCAATTAATTTGTTTTGCTGGTTTTGATAAAATTCTGTTAAGGTCCTAATTATCGCACTAATGGTCGTAATTAAAAGATAGAAAAATGACGGCCCAATTTTAAAAAAAAGTGGCTGTTTATGCTGACGGACTTTCATTCTGCCTTCTTTCAAAAACATCTTTACTTCCTCTGGCATCATTTTAGGTGGCATCATGTTTTGCATACGTAAATGATTGAATTCAGGAAAAAAATAATTAATTCGGATAATCATAAAAAGTAAAATCAGTGCCAGGACAAAAATAAAATACAGCCAATATTTTTTTTCGAGAAGCAATACGGGTACCAGATAAAAATAGTTGAGATAAAATAAAATAATTCCGGTTCCCCATTGTACATAGAAATCATTATTAATTCTAAAAGGACTTTCGTAAAACTGAATCAATGATGTCAGTATAAAGAACGTCCATATAGTAATATGGAATAAAACTTTATTTGAATTTCTATTTTTAAGGGTACCGATATTCATTTACATTTTTATTTTTAATAAAATTAAATCATTTTTGGTTACCGATGGCGATCTGTTTTGATAGAGTTTTTTTATAACTAATCCGGCAACTTTTAAGGCGTCATCTTCTGAGTTAAAACTTTTTGCGTCACTAATAACCGGAATTATGGTTTGCTTGATTATAACTTTATCTTTATGCGAAATTGTATATCCCCAGCCCGAAGCGGTTTTTATAGATTCAGCATGTAGTGCTTTTTTTGTGTACAAGCTGTCAACTGTAGGAAAAATAGAATAAAAAGCAAATTCTTCCAGAATAATCTCCGGAAGAATTTTAAATTTGGGGAATTAATTATCATCGTCATTTTGTTCTTCTAAAGGTTTGAACTCCCAGGCATCATCGAAGTAGGTTGAACCAATTCGTCCTAACATTAAAAAGCCTCTGTTGTTAATGGCAAAACCTACGGCATCAGTTCTGGCTGCTCCTTCAAGAGCTGTTCTCTCTATCCAAAGATCAGTTGTTGGGTTATATTCCCATACCGTTTTGATGCCCTCACCGCCTACGATATAACCTAATCCATTCAGGCTGAAACTCGATGCGTTTGAACGGGTTATTGCATAGTCATCGTTCCAGCTGTAATCATCATCGTCGTCCTGATCAATGTCTCGCAGCTTTGTCCAAACTTCAGTTGCAGGATTAAATTCATAGAAATCTTCCTGATAGGTTCCGTTATTTACACCAGTTCCTAGATAAGCTAAATCATTTATAACGAATACAGTAGCATTTCGTCTTTTATTTCCACTAAATCCACTAACAAGTTTCCATGTATTGTCAGTGTCGTTATACTGATAGAAATCTTTTAGATAATTTCCGTCATAACCAGTTCCGAAATACGCTTTTCCGCCTACCTGAAAACCAACAGCTCCATAACGTGCTGTTCCTCCAAAATCAGCTTTTGCCTCCCAGCTATTGCTCACAGGATCGTACTGGTAAAAGTCTTTCAGCTTATTAGTTCCATCATATCCAAGACCAATATAGCCTTTATTATTAAGTTCAAAAGCAGATGCGGAACTTCTTCCTGTTCCGGCAAAATCAGCTTTTTGCTCCCAATAATCACCATTTGAGTTGTAAGCCCATAAATCTTTTAAATATTCGTCTCCTGTGTAACCTGTCGCAACATAAGCATAATCTCCAATAACAAAATTGGCAGCACTAGATCTGGCAGGTCCGTCAAATGCAGATTTTTTAATCCAGTTACCTATTAATTCATCATCATCATCATCGTTACTGCAGCCTGTAAAAAAAAGCCTGATAGCAGAGTAGCGAATAATATCCCTTTTTTAAAATTATTCATAGTTTGAAATTTATTTATTGTTTGTATTTGATCCCAATGCTTAAAATGTAACCGTTGCCACTATTAAAATCATATAGTTTATGATTGTTTTCGTCCAGTAAATGATATTGTTTGTTAAAATTGTAACCTGCTTTAAAGTTTACAAACCAATTTTTATCCATATTCCGTTCATAATCAAAGGCTGTTGTGATTTGAGAAGTGCTTATTTTGGCTGCATTACTGTATGTTTCCGGAGACTTATCCAAATTGTAAAAATTCCCATTAAAACTATTGCTGATACTAAATTTGTTTCGCTCATTGTTGGAGTAAGATATTGCTGTATCCGGAAAACCTATTAAAATATTAGTTTGATCGTTTATTTTGCCTGAAATTGACAGTGTTGGTATAAATTTAGGAGTACCGAAAATTGTTGATCTTTCGGCTCCGATATTTAATCCTGTTTTTGAATTCAACTGCTGTTTCAATTGGAAACTCCCTAAAAGGGTTACATCTGAAATGTTTAAATTTTGTTGAAAATTGATTGTTGGCCTAACTGAAAAATTTAATCTTGTAGCCTCAGAAACTTTATGTGATATCCCGAATTTGTTTTGAATCTGATTAAACTGATTCAGATTCTCAAAATCATAATAAGTTCTTGTGTCGTATTTTATTTTCAGATTTGTGTACTCTAATTTATTTGTAATCTCATTTTTATCATTTATTTTTTTATAAACAGCTATACTGGCATTTGTTTCATTAAAATTTATTTCTTGTGTTGGTTCTGTCTTTAAATTAAAATCAACAGCAAGCTTTTCTTGTGCTTTCATATTAAGGAAGCTAATCCAAAACAACACCCAGACTAAAACCTTTCTTTTCATTATTTGTTTAATTGGTTCAAAAGTAGGAGGGAGTCTGTTTTAAAAAAAAGAATATATATGTATAGGGCATTTTGGTAGACCAAATGGCATTTTTTTGGGCTTAAAGAGTTATTTCTCTGCCAGTGTATGTTGTAGATGTTTTTGGGCTTTCTATAGTATAAAAATGAAGGCTTGTATATGTTATGGTGTTGACCAGAAATGTGCCTTTTATATTTGTTCAAAAATTCGGATTATGTATAAGTTTATATTGATGTTGTTTTTTGGATTTGCTGTGGTTTCATGTGGTACAGATACAGATGCTGGCGAATTTGTTGTTGGCTCTGATTATCTGTCGGTAAACAACAAAGTGATTTTAATTGATACGGTTACAGTTGAAATGTCTACCATCAATTTCGATTCCCTGA encodes:
- a CDS encoding efflux RND transporter periplasmic adaptor subunit, which codes for MSKKTIYFLIGGAIIIIAALIGLSKSGVIGNKDEGKEVEISKVIASTIVETVSATGKIQPEIEVKISPEVSGEIILLNVKEGQVVKKGDLLVKINPDLYTSSYNRSVSNLSGTKAGLTQSEASFKEAKANYERNKTLYDKGVISKSDWDKAIASFEVAKATRQSSYYNVQSASASVNEAKDNLGRTTIYSPADGTISVLNVELGERVLGTQQMAGTELLRVANLNNMEVEVDVNENDIVKIKIGDEANVEVDAYLKKKFKGVVTSISNSASTTLTSDQVTNFKVKVRILKESYQDLLEGKPSSYSPFRPGMTATVDIITTTKTNVLAVPISSVVVKSDTTAVKDFKVEDPNEKKTAPKSDKKFECVFVKVGDKAKIRIIKTGIQDDTNIEVISGLKPGDVVITGPYTTVSKELNSGDKVKLKKTETSKK
- the tsaB gene encoding tRNA (adenosine(37)-N6)-threonylcarbamoyltransferase complex dimerization subunit type 1 TsaB, whose translation is MSFILNIETATKNCSVAIAKDGETIICKEIAEEGYSHAEKLHVFIEEIIAESGISVHDLVAVAVSQGPGSYTGLRIGVSAAKGLCFALNIPLIAVDTLQTLASQAKISEGKIIAMLDARRMEVYSAIFSAELKTERAILAEVIDENSFKDFTEKLYFVGDCTEKCKTVLTKENFVFLEDIKYPSAAAMSKISYDKYQKSDTVDVAYFEPYYLKDFMVAAPKKQ
- a CDS encoding mechanosensitive ion channel family protein; the encoded protein is MDVNPNQLSSYATKFIDILIDYSPKLISAFLILFVGLYAIRLINRIIRKIMVKRHLDPTLTKFLADILLWVLRILLFVTFISKLGIETSSFVAILGAMGLAVGLSLQGSLSNFAGGMLIIVFKPFKVGDTIEAQGVIATVVEIQIFVTKLVTGNNQTVFVPNGALSNGNIINYSMQGERKADLTFSVSYDSDIKKAKDILLDVLIRNPKVLKTPAPEVFVKNLSASSIDFAVRPWAKNENYGAVFSETLENCKIALDEAGIAIQPYTVQK
- a CDS encoding YtxH domain-containing protein, producing the protein MGLSSFFKNLFGKNQERSTQIENPDQHTGEKAYIEKTENLVEETLNKLKEVSEPILEDAAEFTNHAKDILSEYAEKTADSINDIVDAVKESIESDDKQPIVYDTVVDISEKPITETD
- a CDS encoding NifU family protein → MAKITIKETQNPTIIKFEFDDFITQNQNFEFKNIDEAQSSPLAQQLFYLPFVKTVYISGNFIAVERFSIVEWEDVQDAVAEQIEAFVNKGGTIVNIDENKPKKQPITVYGETTPNPAALKFVVSRMLTRNAVEYKNIDQTASSPLAQELFKFPYVKEVFIDENYISVTKYEINNWEEITLELRTFIKQFIENGGTVLDESLIETATKNDVTKDEAFDKLDVTSQQIINILEEYVKPAVAADGGNIAFDSYNEDNKVVKVILQGACSGCPSSTFTLKSGIENMLKSMLNDEQITVEALNA
- a CDS encoding PorP/SprF family type IX secretion system membrane protein — translated: MKLKIRILFGFMITSFYSYSQEGIPVYSDYLSDNYYLIHPSMAGAANCAKIRLTARKQWFGQDDAPSLQTLSFNGRIGERSGAGIIVFNDKNGYHSQKGVKLTYAHHIMFSRSELDLNQLSFGISGGMIQSQLDETSFGGTFDPIVFGSIQNDSYFNVDVGASYNFLDFYAHLTVQGLIETRRQLYTDYESDNLRKFLLSAGYVFGKSENITWEPSILFQYFDQTKEKSIDLNLKAYKNMDFGSIWAALSYRRSFDGARYSGGSGSGDQKLQYITPIVGLNYKKFMFAYTYSNVTGDVKFDTGGYHQITLGINLFCKRERYDCKCPAVN
- a CDS encoding gamma carbonic anhydrase family protein, translated to MLIKAVNGKSPVIPDDCYVAENATIVGDVTFGDLCSVWFNAVIRGDVNFIKIGNKVNIQDGAIIHCTYQKHATIIGNNVSIGHNAIVHGCTIQDNVLIGMGAIVMDNCVVESNSIIAAGAVLTQNTVVTSGSIYAGVPAKKVKDIDQSDFAGEIERISNNYVMYSGWFKE
- a CDS encoding LytR/AlgR family response regulator transcription factor encodes the protein MKCVIIDDEPLAVDLLKDFVSKVDSLELISTFNNAIDAVSFINQNNVDLIFLDIQMPHFSGIEFLNTIEKKPLIIFTTAYSDYAVEGFNLGAVDYLVKPIPFHRFLKAVVRAQQILNPPTVQAISENTTIPELEQDFMFVRAEYENVKMNFADILFIEGLKDYVKIYTTDNKFTLTLISLIKLENLLFSKGFSRIHRSYIINIKHVKSIQKNKVLISDKRIPISESYKNAFFERINL
- a CDS encoding sensor histidine kinase; its protein translation is MNIGTLKNRNSNKVLFHITIWTFFILTSLIQFYESPFRINNDFYVQWGTGIILFYLNYFYLVPVLLLEKKYWLYFIFVLALILLFMIIRINYFFPEFNHLRMQNMMPPKMMPEEVKMFLKEGRMKVRQHKQPLFFKIGPSFFYLLITTISAIIRTLTEFYQNQQNKLIAETHRTNTELNYLRKQTNPHFLFNSLNSIYSLAHKKSDLVPDAIVTLSELMRYMLYETDNKTVALEKEINYIQNYIELQKLRLNNIEDIVINIHGDPKNKFIEPLLLISFIENAFKYGTDYKGVAHVKIKVIIIENDLDFWTENTIENYEKDPENSGIGLANIQSRLDLLYPNAHELTIKQDSQYYRVHLNLKLDKIQTDIQ
- a CDS encoding DUF4907 domain-containing protein — protein: MYTKKALHAESIKTASGWGYTISHKDKVIIKQTIIPVISDAKSFNSEDDALKVAGLVIKKLYQNRSPSVTKNDLILLKIKM
- a CDS encoding Kelch repeat-containing protein, which translates into the protein MSNSWEAKADFGGTARYGAVGFQVGGKAYFGTGYDGNYLKDFYQYNDTDNTWKLVSGFSGNKRRNATVFVINDLAYLGTGVNNGTYQEDFYEFNPATEVWTKLRDIDQDDDDDYSWNDDYAITRSNASSFSLNGLGYIVGGEGIKTVWEYNPTTDLWIERTALEGAARTDAVGFAINNRGFLMLGRIGSTYFDDAWEFKPLEEQNDDDN
- a CDS encoding DUF6268 family outer membrane beta-barrel protein, translated to MKAQEKLAVDFNLKTEPTQEINFNETNASIAVYKKINDKNEITNKLEYTNLKIKYDTRTYYDFENLNQFNQIQNKFGISHKVSEATRLNFSVRPTINFQQNLNISDVTLLGSFQLKQQLNSKTGLNIGAERSTIFGTPKFIPTLSISGKINDQTNILIGFPDTAISYSNNERNKFSISNSFNGNFYNLDKSPETYSNAAKISTSQITTAFDYERNMDKNWFVNFKAGYNFNKQYHLLDENNHKLYDFNSGNGYILSIGIKYKQ